A genomic window from Bacillota bacterium includes:
- a CDS encoding SPFH domain-containing protein, producing MTEQKAWRINGFLPLAMILLLLGGSIYFFIQQEIVAGVVAVVLAILLATGINVVQPNEAKVLTFFGRYIGSIRDSGFWFNVPLAVQKKVSLRVRNFNSKTLKVNDVEGNPIEIAAVVVFKVIDSAKAMFDVDDYEKFVEIQSEAALRHVATKYPYDIFQDEGYSLRGNADEVAGELARELQERLTVAGVEVMEARLTHLAYATEIASAMLQRQQATAILAARQKIVEGAVGMAQMAITQLQQDGTVELDEERKVAMINNLLVAIVSDRAAQPVINTGSLY from the coding sequence TTGACGGAACAGAAGGCTTGGCGGATTAACGGGTTTCTGCCGCTGGCGATGATTCTCTTGCTGCTTGGGGGATCGATTTACTTTTTCATCCAGCAGGAAATTGTGGCCGGGGTGGTCGCGGTGGTGTTGGCGATTCTGCTGGCGACGGGCATCAATGTTGTTCAGCCTAATGAGGCCAAAGTATTGACTTTTTTCGGCCGTTATATCGGCAGCATCCGGGACAGCGGCTTTTGGTTTAATGTTCCACTAGCGGTACAGAAAAAGGTCTCCTTGCGGGTGCGCAACTTTAACAGTAAAACATTGAAAGTGAATGACGTGGAGGGTAATCCCATCGAGATTGCTGCCGTGGTGGTCTTTAAGGTAATTGATTCGGCTAAAGCCATGTTCGATGTCGATGATTACGAGAAGTTCGTCGAAATCCAAAGCGAAGCTGCCCTGCGTCACGTTGCCACCAAGTATCCATACGATATTTTTCAGGATGAGGGATACTCGTTGCGGGGAAATGCTGACGAAGTAGCGGGTGAACTGGCCCGTGAACTCCAGGAACGGCTGACGGTGGCCGGCGTTGAGGTTATGGAGGCGCGCCTGACTCATCTGGCGTACGCCACCGAGATCGCCAGCGCGATGCTGCAACGGCAACAGGCAACGGCGATCCTGGCAGCACGGCAGAAGATTGTTGAAGGCGCCGTGGGCATGGCCCAGATGGCGATTACTCAACTGCAGCAGGATGGTACGGTTGAACTTGATGAAGAGCGAAAAGTCGCCATGATCAATAATCTATTGGTGGCAATTGTCTCTGATCGGGCGGCACAGCCCGTAATAAATACTGGAAGTTTGTATTAG
- a CDS encoding endonuclease III domain-containing protein codes for MVVGRKEVSPGDFLMEVYTRLYNHFGPRHWWPAETPFEVVVGAILTQSVAWRNVEKAIANLKEAGLLSVEGLHQAEVEEIASLIVPTRYYRAKAKKLKAFINFLVEKYGGSLARLFTEPLAKLRPELLGLNGIGPETADSILLYAGEYPIFVIDAYTHRIFQRLGVFEPKVSYAEMQRFFMYHLPTDVKLFNEYHALIDALGNRLCRARKPTCQECPLLGLGCQVSKDGNLKTESLTVLPER; via the coding sequence ATGGTGGTTGGAAGAAAGGAGGTTTCCCCGGGTGACTTCCTCATGGAGGTCTACACCCGACTCTATAATCATTTTGGTCCCCGACACTGGTGGCCGGCGGAGACGCCTTTTGAAGTAGTGGTCGGAGCGATCCTCACGCAGTCGGTGGCCTGGCGGAACGTGGAAAAAGCCATCGCCAATCTGAAAGAGGCCGGGTTACTCAGTGTGGAGGGCCTGCACCAGGCCGAAGTTGAAGAAATCGCCAGCCTGATTGTCCCCACCCGGTACTACCGGGCCAAGGCAAAGAAGCTGAAGGCTTTCATTAATTTCCTGGTGGAGAAATACGGGGGCAGTTTGGCCAGATTATTTACTGAGCCATTAGCCAAACTACGTCCAGAACTCCTGGGCCTGAACGGCATAGGGCCCGAGACAGCCGACTCGATTCTTTTGTATGCGGGCGAATACCCGATCTTTGTGATCGATGCCTACACCCACCGGATTTTTCAGCGGCTGGGTGTGTTTGAGCCGAAAGTAAGCTATGCGGAGATGCAGCGTTTCTTTATGTACCATCTACCAACCGATGTTAAGCTGTTTAATGAATACCATGCCTTGATTGATGCCCTGGGCAATCGACTCTGCCGCGCCAGGAAACCGACCTGTCAGGAATGCCCTTTACTTGGGCTGGGCTGCCAGGTCTCCAAAGATGGAAACCTGAAAACAGAAAGTCTAACCGTGTTACCTGAAAGGTGA
- a CDS encoding ACT domain-containing protein encodes MTVKQISIFLENKAGRLARVTRVLGDHGINIRALSIADTADFGILRLIVNQPEQAYQVLKEAGFTVSETEVIAVEVQDSPGGLATVLEAMGEAGINIEYLYAFVSKPADDALVVFRVENPAAAMVILNEKGIRTLSGEEVYRL; translated from the coding sequence ATGACTGTAAAACAAATCTCCATCTTCTTAGAGAACAAGGCGGGACGCTTGGCACGCGTCACGCGGGTTTTGGGAGATCACGGGATCAATATCCGGGCGTTGTCGATCGCGGATACCGCGGACTTTGGGATTCTGAGGTTGATCGTCAATCAACCGGAGCAGGCTTATCAGGTTCTAAAGGAAGCCGGTTTTACGGTGAGTGAGACTGAGGTTATCGCCGTGGAGGTTCAGGATTCGCCGGGCGGCCTGGCTACCGTGCTGGAAGCGATGGGCGAGGCCGGGATCAACATTGAGTACCTCTATGCTTTTGTGTCCAAACCAGCGGACGATGCCCTGGTGGTTTTCCGGGTGGAAAACCCGGCCGCCGCCATGGTGATTTTGAACGAAAAGGGAATTCGTACATTAAGTGGTGAAGAAGTGTATCGATTGTAG
- the mraZ gene encoding division/cell wall cluster transcriptional repressor MraZ: protein MFMGEYQHSIDPKGRLIIPARFREALGDRFIATKGLDNCLFLYPLSEWQVIEEKLKTLPFTKADARAFVRFFFSGATECEVDKQGRILLPGNLREFARIERDVVIIGVSTRVEVWSKEEWEKYSQQAEQSYEEIAEKIVDLGI, encoded by the coding sequence ATGTTTATGGGGGAGTATCAGCACTCCATAGACCCCAAAGGACGGTTAATAATCCCGGCACGGTTCCGCGAAGCCCTGGGTGATAGATTTATCGCGACCAAGGGCTTGGATAACTGTTTGTTTTTATACCCCCTCTCGGAGTGGCAGGTAATTGAAGAGAAGTTGAAAACCCTTCCTTTTACTAAAGCTGACGCACGGGCGTTTGTGCGGTTTTTCTTTTCGGGGGCCACCGAGTGTGAGGTTGATAAGCAAGGGCGGATCCTCCTACCAGGTAACCTGCGGGAGTTTGCGAGAATTGAACGTGATGTTGTGATTATCGGGGTGTCTACCCGAGTAGAAGTCTGGAGCAAGGAAGAATGGGAGAAATACAGCCAGCAGGCCGAACAGTCATACGAAGAAATTGCCGAAAAGATCGTTGATTTAGGGATTTAA
- the rsmH gene encoding 16S rRNA (cytosine(1402)-N(4))-methyltransferase RsmH, with product MEFYHQPVMLKEVINWLKIEPAGVYVDCTTGGGGHSWEILRRLGRNGRLIGLDQDAAALTAARQKLADERVTLVQTNFARIKEVLEELGIGAINGVLFDLGMSSYQIDEGERGFSFQQDAPLDMRMNPEDGPSAAELVNKLSVQDLTRLITNYGEERWAKRIAEFIVARRKYKPILTTGELVGVIKAAIPAAARRTGPHPARRTFQALRIAVNDEIGVLERALNDSIQLLQSGGRIVVISFHSLEDRLVKQVFQAGAQMCICPPGLPVCTCHRQPLLKVLTRKPVVPSAEEVEKNPRSRSAKMRVAERI from the coding sequence ATGGAATTTTATCACCAACCGGTGATGTTAAAGGAAGTGATTAATTGGCTTAAAATTGAGCCAGCTGGTGTGTATGTTGATTGTACCACTGGTGGCGGCGGGCACAGTTGGGAAATTTTACGGCGACTCGGCCGGAATGGGCGTCTGATCGGACTGGATCAGGATGCGGCTGCTCTAACAGCGGCGCGGCAGAAGTTGGCCGATGAACGGGTTACCCTGGTGCAGACCAATTTTGCGCGAATCAAAGAGGTTCTTGAGGAATTAGGCATTGGGGCGATAAACGGTGTTTTGTTTGATCTGGGGATGTCTTCTTATCAAATTGATGAAGGTGAGCGAGGCTTTAGCTTTCAACAAGATGCCCCGTTAGATATGCGTATGAATCCTGAAGACGGTCCTAGCGCTGCTGAACTGGTGAATAAACTGTCTGTCCAGGATTTAACCCGACTGATCACCAACTACGGTGAGGAACGATGGGCAAAAAGGATCGCCGAGTTCATCGTCGCTAGAAGAAAGTATAAACCGATTTTGACTACGGGTGAATTAGTAGGGGTAATTAAAGCTGCTATCCCGGCCGCAGCCAGGCGGACTGGCCCGCACCCGGCACGACGCACTTTTCAGGCCTTACGCATTGCCGTCAATGACGAAATAGGGGTGCTGGAGAGAGCCTTAAACGATTCCATTCAACTGCTGCAATCGGGAGGACGGATAGTGGTGATCTCTTTTCATTCTCTGGAGGACCGGCTGGTTAAGCAAGTTTTTCAGGCTGGGGCGCAGATGTGTATCTGTCCACCCGGGTTACCAGTTTGTACTTGCCACCGTCAGCCGTTGTTAAAGGTGCTTACTAGGAAGCCGGTTGTTCCTTCGGCCGAAGAGGTTGAGAAAAATCCCCGGTCCCGCAGCGCGAAAATGCGGGTGGCGGAGCGAATATAG
- a CDS encoding septum formation initiator family protein → MIVAPQRYDYYELSRNNPTPQRRAKLTHRRKVGLKVLLVGAVLSGFVFGLVLTFYYLYSVRLGYQVVALQNEIASIKKENAYLELEVARLKSLDRIEQVATTRLGMVKPQEVEMLQVARNQPVSPGKGASTLAANKQAASALEAPTKNRHPLIEAAAQMVASLPSR, encoded by the coding sequence TTGATAGTAGCGCCGCAGAGATATGATTACTATGAACTGTCCAGGAACAATCCGACACCTCAGCGACGGGCTAAACTTACACACAGGCGGAAGGTTGGACTGAAAGTACTGTTAGTTGGCGCGGTGTTAAGCGGATTTGTGTTTGGCCTGGTTTTGACTTTTTATTATTTATATTCCGTTCGGCTCGGCTATCAGGTCGTTGCCCTCCAGAACGAGATAGCGTCGATCAAGAAGGAGAATGCTTACCTGGAACTGGAGGTTGCCCGGCTCAAGTCCTTGGACCGGATTGAACAGGTAGCCACTACTCGTCTTGGGATGGTAAAACCGCAAGAGGTTGAAATGCTGCAGGTGGCACGTAACCAGCCGGTGAGTCCGGGTAAAGGAGCTTCTACGTTGGCGGCTAATAAACAAGCGGCCAGTGCGCTTGAAGCGCCGACCAAGAATCGCCATCCATTAATTGAGGCGGCAGCCCAGATGGTGGCCAGTTTACCAAGTCGCTGA